Within Alteribacter lacisalsi, the genomic segment TATTCTTCGCATCAAGTATCATTTTTTGTTCCATCTGCTCGCCTATTGTCGAAAAATCGATTTTACTGAACTGCTTATGGTTCGTCAGGATCACGAGCATATCCGAGTCGGCTGCTGCCTCTTCAAGAGAGGCGGCCTGATGGGAATACCCTTCCTGCACGTAAGGATCGTATGTGGAAACGTCATAACCTGCGCGAATCAGTTCATTGACGATCACCAGCGAGGGACTTTCACGGGCATCACCGGTTTCACCTTTATAGGCAAGTCCTAGTACCGTGAGTTTTTTCCCTCCGAAGTCATCCATCATTTCCTTCACCCTGTTGACTACCTGAAACGGCGTGTCGTTATTAATATAGCGCGACATTTTGATCAACTGGGCTTCTTCCGGTGCAGCTTCAACGAGAAACCATGGATCCACAGCGATACAGTGACCGCCGACGCCCGGTCCAGGCTGATGCAGATTCACTCGGGGATGGTAGTTGGCCAGTCGGATTGCCTCCCAGACATCGGCCCCAATCCTCTCTGAAATCCGCGCCAGTTCGTTGGCCAGAGCAATATTCACGTCACGGTACGTATTTTCCATCAGCTTGACCATTTCCGCTGTGGCTGCATCTGTATAATGGATGTTTCCTTTTACAAACGAGGCGTAAAGCTCTCCTGCCTTCCTGCCGGAAATGTCATTGAAGCCTCCGATAATACGGTCGTTTTCGATCAGTTCCTGAAACAGTTTCCCAGGCATCACCCGTTCCGGTGAATGGGCAAGGTATATATCCTCCCCTGCCTTAAAGCCTCTCGATTCGACAATCGGCTTCATGACCTTCTCAATCGTCAGCGGCGGTACCGTTGATT encodes:
- a CDS encoding nucleotide sugar dehydrogenase; translated protein: MGLGYIGLPTAITFAEYGYQVHGTDTNPAVIEALNQKSTLHIEEPGLEEKVKTVIESGSFTFSRAPEKSDAFIIAVPTPITDDNRANLDYVESATEMILPFLEKGNVVILESTVPPLTIEKVMKPIVESRGFKAGEDIYLAHSPERVMPGKLFQELIENDRIIGGFNDISGRKAGELYASFVKGNIHYTDAATAEMVKLMENTYRDVNIALANELARISERIGADVWEAIRLANYHPRVNLHQPGPGVGGHCIAVDPWFLVEAAPEEAQLIKMSRYINNDTPFQVVNRVKEMMDDFGGKKLTVLGLAYKGETGDARESPSLVIVNELIRAGYDVSTYDPYVQEGYSHQAASLEEAAADSDMLVILTNHKQFSKIDFSTIGEQMEQKMILDAKNMFTAKQIRQHGFHYYQIGVKQSRLLGDKVK